A section of the Engystomops pustulosus chromosome 3, aEngPut4.maternal, whole genome shotgun sequence genome encodes:
- the LOC140121440 gene encoding uncharacterized protein isoform X1 yields the protein MDKGHFKSLGLRYITAWLQHRIPQTSPYEIYATFTFHVTYIPQFNMARSNFSFVFWSDYTCSTGSREIRFLLFSFFGKETERHKPTNHQPERSQRVYRLPEIQDGVGKISHTHYSPRCINVHYRLKGCILSHPYTPFLTKVFKVFCLVSRGCYTTLSILCTPLWNIICTKDLYKGDGRGGGVSQTTGRTDRPVPRRPAHCWPRQGELTLLQRSHPRNLKKTGMDSKLPEVRTFPSYCEEIPGCKPELSLPNVVPSTGQGRPHQGSDNKVQEKISDLYQRSYEDSGLSNSLHLLGSLVSGPFQNTPGMDLKILEQKTGGSGQENPNPTCRQGGPAMVVGRRKSEERDLLVKQPLHPNPDRREPEGLGGSDASAIFPGYLDRGDYKKVLKFPRVASSMGSTQREHSSSCPPTPPNSIRQYNYGLLHKKTRRNQVSSPEYPSSENIFVGRTTHSVNICHSSKRHGEFKGGLSKQKKDPTKRVEPQGGDLPAANIFVGLSSSGLVRNKGEYQMPALFFSGKRGEQGTAGRLLSLLGHSTSLRLPPNSPDRQGPEENISGKYQSHLHLPELAEEKLVPTLEENVTRESSHSSAIRGPTTSGSNPSSKPREITAVCLDPESSFLSSQGLSSEVIKTLKASRKPVTFAIYHKIWKRFCSFCKDSPPSQANLNILQVLEFLQKGLELGLSTSTLKVQVSALSAFFDQPLIEHRWVKRFIKAASRLKPQTVKKSSAWDLTLVLNALMKEPFEPIDSSSVKNLTLKTVFLIAITSARRLGELQAISIREPYMKILDDRIVLMLDPNFVPKVVSDFHRNQEIILPSFCENPSSAREREWSSLDGKNKGRKASKATIARWLRLAIASCYDLQKSPIPAGIRAHSTRAMSTSWAERRGASLDQICRAATWSSSTTFSKHYRLDLHLSKDLSFGRKVLQAVIPP from the exons atggacaaaggtcacttcaaatccctgggtcttagatatattactgcatggttacaacatcgaattcctcagacttccccctacgaaatatatgccaccttcaccttccatgtcacttacatcccacagtttaatatggcaagaagtaacttctcttttgtcttctggagtgattatacctgttccacaggatcaagagaaatccggtttttactcttctctttttttggtaaagaaaccgAACGGCACAAACCGACTAATCATCAACCTGAGAGGTCTCAACGAGTTTATCGTCTACCGgaaattcaggatggagtcggtaagatcagccacacacattattcaccaagatgcattaatgtgcactatagacttaaaggatgcatattatcacatccctatacaccatttctcacaaaggtttttaaggttttctgtcttgtctccagagggtgctacactacactttcaattctgtgcactcccctttggaatatcatctgcaccaaggacctttacaaaggtgatggcagaggtggtggcgtctctcagactacaggacgtactgatcgtcccgtacctagacgacctgctcattgttggccaagacagggggagcttactcttctccagagatctcaccctagaaaccttaaaaagactgggatggatagtaaactaccagaagtcagaactttccccagctactgtgaggaaattcctgggtgtaaacctgaactcagtttaccaaatgtcgttccttccacaggacaagggagACCACATCAAGGATCTGATAACAAGGTTCAGGAGAAAATCAGTGATCTCTATCAGAGAAGCTATGAAGATTCTGGGCTCtctaacagcctgcatctcctcggtagcctggtgtcaggcccattccagaatactccagggatggatcttaagatcctggaacagaaaacaggaggatctggacaggaaaatcccaatcccacctgccgtcaaggaggacctgctatggtggttggaagacggaaatctgaggaaagggatcttctggtcaaacagcccttacatcccaatccagacagacgcgagccagaggggctggggggcagtgatgcctcagcaattttcccagggtacctggacagaggagattacaagaaggtcctcaaatttccgagagttgcaagcagtatgggaagcactcagcgcgaacactcctcttcttgcccaccaacacctcctaattctatcagacaatacaactacggtctcctacataaaaagacaaggaggaaccaggtctcctctcctgagtaccctagctcggaaaatatttttgtgggcagaacaaCACACTCTGTCAATATCTGCCACTCATCTAAAAGGCACGGAGAATTCAAGggcggactttctaagcagaagaaagatcctaccaaacgagtggagcctcaaggaggagatcttccagcggctaacatctttgtggggttatcctctagtggacttgttcgcaacaagggagaataccaaatgcctgcattatttttttctggaaaaaggggagaacagggaacggctggacgccttctctcactcctgggacattccactagtctacgccttccccccaattcccctgatcgccagggtcctgaggaaaatatttcaggaaaataccagagccatcttcatctgcccgaactggccgaagaaaagctggtacCCACTCTTGAAGAAAATGTCACCAGAGAATCCAGTCATTCTTCCGCTATCAGAGGACCTACTACATCAGGGTCCAATCCATCATCCAAACCCAGGGAAATTACAGCTGTctgcctggatcctgaatccagcttcttaagctctcagggactctcatctgaagtcatcaagaccctgaaggcaagtagaaaaccagtcacctttgccatctatcataagatatggaagaggttctgttccttctgtaaggacagtccaccttcccaagctaaccttaatattttgcaggtgcttgaatttcttcaaaagggtttggagttgggtttgtctaccagcaccctgaaggtccaggtgtcggcgcttagtgccttcttcgaccagcctctcatcgagcacaggtgggtcaaaagatttattaaagctgcctctaggttaaagcctcagactgttaaaaaatcatcagcatgggacttaactctagttttgaatgccttaatgaaggaaccatttgaacctattgattcctccagtgttaaaaacctgacacttaagacagttttcctgatagccatcacttctgctagaaggttaggtgaacttcaggctatatcgattagggaaccctacatgaaaattctagatgatagaattgtgttgatgttggatccaaattttgttcccaaggtggtttccgactttcataggaatcaggagattatcctaccctccttctgtgagaacccttcttcggcaagagaacgcgaatggagttctttggat gggaaaaataaggggaggaaggcgtcgaaggcgactattgcaagatggctgagactggcaattgcctcatgttacgacctacagaaaagcccgataccagcaggaatccgagctcactcgaccagggctatgtccacatcttgggcggaaagaagaggagcgtcaCTAGATCAGATTTGCAGAGCTGCAACGTGGTCTTCATCCACTACATTCTCCAAGCATTATAGGCTGGACTTGCACTTGTCAAAAGACCTATCTTTTGGACGCAAGGTGTTACAggctgtaatccctccctaa
- the LOC140121440 gene encoding uncharacterized protein isoform X2, whose translation MDKGHFKSLGLRYITAWLQHRIPQTSPYEIYATFTFHVTYIPQFNMARSNFSFVFWSDYTCSTGSREIRFLLFSFFGKETERHKPTNHQPERSQRVYRLPEIQDGVGKISHTHYSPRCINVHYRLKGCILSHPYTPFLTKVFKVFCLVSRGCYTTLSILCTPLWNIICTKDLYKGDGRGGGVSQTTGRTDRPVPRRPAHCWPRQGELTLLQRSHPRNLKKTGMDSKLPEVRTFPSYCEEIPGCKPELSLPNVVPSTGQGRPHQGSDNKVQEKISDLYQRSYEDSGLSNSLHLLGSLVSGPFQNTPGMDLKILEQKTGGSGQENPNPTCRQGGPAMVVGRRKSEERDLLVKQPLHPNPDRREPEGLGGSDASAIFPGYLDRGDYKKVLKFPRVASSMGSTQREHSSSCPPTPPNSIRQYNYGLLHKKTRRNQVSSPEYPSSENIFVGRTTHSVNICHSSKRHGEFKGGLSKQKKDPTKRVEPQGGDLPAANIFVGLSSSGLVRNKGEYQMPALFFSGKRGEQGTAGRLLSLLGHSTSLRLPPNSPDRQGPEENISGKYQSHLHLPELAEEKLVPTLEENVTRESSHSSAIRGPTTSGSNPSSKPREITAVCLDPESSFLSSQGLSSEVIKTLKASRKPVTFAIYHKIWKRFCSFCKDSPPSQANLNILQVLEFLQKGLELGLSTSTLKVQVSALSAFFDQPLIEHRWFPTFIGIRRLSYPPSVRTLLRQENANGVLWMGKIRGGRRRRRLLQDG comes from the exons atggacaaaggtcacttcaaatccctgggtcttagatatattactgcatggttacaacatcgaattcctcagacttccccctacgaaatatatgccaccttcaccttccatgtcacttacatcccacagtttaatatggcaagaagtaacttctcttttgtcttctggagtgattatacctgttccacaggatcaagagaaatccggtttttactcttctctttttttggtaaagaaaccgAACGGCACAAACCGACTAATCATCAACCTGAGAGGTCTCAACGAGTTTATCGTCTACCGgaaattcaggatggagtcggtaagatcagccacacacattattcaccaagatgcattaatgtgcactatagacttaaaggatgcatattatcacatccctatacaccatttctcacaaaggtttttaaggttttctgtcttgtctccagagggtgctacactacactttcaattctgtgcactcccctttggaatatcatctgcaccaaggacctttacaaaggtgatggcagaggtggtggcgtctctcagactacaggacgtactgatcgtcccgtacctagacgacctgctcattgttggccaagacagggggagcttactcttctccagagatctcaccctagaaaccttaaaaagactgggatggatagtaaactaccagaagtcagaactttccccagctactgtgaggaaattcctgggtgtaaacctgaactcagtttaccaaatgtcgttccttccacaggacaagggagACCACATCAAGGATCTGATAACAAGGTTCAGGAGAAAATCAGTGATCTCTATCAGAGAAGCTATGAAGATTCTGGGCTCtctaacagcctgcatctcctcggtagcctggtgtcaggcccattccagaatactccagggatggatcttaagatcctggaacagaaaacaggaggatctggacaggaaaatcccaatcccacctgccgtcaaggaggacctgctatggtggttggaagacggaaatctgaggaaagggatcttctggtcaaacagcccttacatcccaatccagacagacgcgagccagaggggctggggggcagtgatgcctcagcaattttcccagggtacctggacagaggagattacaagaaggtcctcaaatttccgagagttgcaagcagtatgggaagcactcagcgcgaacactcctcttcttgcccaccaacacctcctaattctatcagacaatacaactacggtctcctacataaaaagacaaggaggaaccaggtctcctctcctgagtaccctagctcggaaaatatttttgtgggcagaacaaCACACTCTGTCAATATCTGCCACTCATCTAAAAGGCACGGAGAATTCAAGggcggactttctaagcagaagaaagatcctaccaaacgagtggagcctcaaggaggagatcttccagcggctaacatctttgtggggttatcctctagtggacttgttcgcaacaagggagaataccaaatgcctgcattatttttttctggaaaaaggggagaacagggaacggctggacgccttctctcactcctgggacattccactagtctacgccttccccccaattcccctgatcgccagggtcctgaggaaaatatttcaggaaaataccagagccatcttcatctgcccgaactggccgaagaaaagctggtacCCACTCTTGAAGAAAATGTCACCAGAGAATCCAGTCATTCTTCCGCTATCAGAGGACCTACTACATCAGGGTCCAATCCATCATCCAAACCCAGGGAAATTACAGCTGTctgcctggatcctgaatccagcttcttaagctctcagggactctcatctgaagtcatcaagaccctgaaggcaagtagaaaaccagtcacctttgccatctatcataagatatggaagaggttctgttccttctgtaaggacagtccaccttcccaagctaaccttaatattttgcaggtgcttgaatttcttcaaaagggtttggagttgggtttgtctaccagcaccctgaaggtccaggtgtcggcgcttagtgccttcttcgaccagcctctcatcgagcacag gtggtttccgactttcataggaatcaggagattatcctaccctccttctgtgagaacccttcttcggcaagagaacgcgaatggagttctttggat gggaaaaataaggggaggaaggcgtcgaaggcgactattgcaagatggctga